Proteins encoded by one window of Cucurbita pepo subsp. pepo cultivar mu-cu-16 chromosome LG14, ASM280686v2, whole genome shotgun sequence:
- the LOC111809820 gene encoding dihydrodipicolinate reductase-like protein CRR1, chloroplastic isoform X1 produces the protein MKPTTMAALGSQFPFTMYKNSEKKRPRSSILCSVQPSQSNIKVIINGAAKEIGRAAVIAVTKARGMEVAGAVDSHSVGEDIGKVCDMEEPLEIPILNDLTMVLGSISQLKETGVVVDFTEPSKVYENVKQATAFGMRSVVYVPRLKVDTVAALSNFCEKASMGCLVAPTLSIGSILLQQAAISASFHYSNVEIVESRENPQDLPSSDAAQIAKNLSNLGQIYNREDISTEVPARGQVIGEDGVRVHSLVLPGLPSSTNVYFSRPGEVYTLKHDIINVQSLMPGLLLAIRKVVRLKVPPQFSSIIFFILYCQMLSCCLSVLLCQTLVYGLEKFL, from the exons ATGAAACCAACAACAATGGCGGCTCTGGGTTCACAATTCCCCTTCACAATGTATAAGAACTCTGAGAAAAAGAGACCCAGATCGTCAATTCTCTGCTCTGTACAACCATCTCAGAGCAATATCAAG GTCATTATAAATGGAGCAGCAAAGGAAATTGGAAGAGCTGCAGTTATTGCAGTGACAAAGGCAAGAGGTATGGAGGTTGCTGGTGCTGTTGATTCACATTCTGTCGGAGAGGACATTGGAaag GTGTGCGACATGGAAGAACCTCTAGAAATACCCATATTAAATGATCTCACCATGGTTTTAGGTTCAATATCTCAG TTAAAGGAAACAGGAGTTGTTGTTGATTTCACCGAACCGTCTAAAGTATATGAGAATGTGAAGCAG GCAACTGCATTTGGCATGAGAAGTGTGGTTTATGTTCCCAGATTAAAAGTAGACACAGTGGCTGCATTATCCAACTTCTGTGAGAAAGCTAGCATG GGTTGTCTTGTCGCCCCAACTCTGTCCATTGGCTCTATCCTTCTCCAACAAGCTGCAATTTCAGCTTCCTTCCATTACAGCAATGTAGAGATTGTGGAATCCAGAGAGAATCCACAG GATCTCCCATCTTCAGATGCAGCCCAAATAGCCAAGAACCTCTCAAATTTGGGCCAAATCTACAACAGAGAAGATATTTCAACAGAAGTGCCG GCAAGGGGACAAGTGATTGGAGAAGATGGAGTTCGAGTGCATAGCCTTGTCCTTCCGGGGCTTCCTTCCAGCACCAATGTCTACTTCTCACGCCCGGGAGAG GTTTACACTCTCAAACATGATATCATAAACGTGCAAAGCCTCATGCCAGGCTTGTTATTGGCAATTAGAAAGGTGGTGCGCCTTAAGGTACCTCCCCAATTTTCTtcaatcatcttcttcatcctgTATTGCCAAATGTTAAGCTGTTGCCTCTCTGTGCTACTCTGCCAGACTCTGGTGTATGGCTTGGAGAAATTTCTATGA
- the LOC111809820 gene encoding dihydrodipicolinate reductase-like protein CRR1, chloroplastic isoform X2 — protein sequence MKPTTMAALGSQFPFTMYKNSEKKRPRSSILCSVQPSQSNIKVIINGAAKEIGRAAVIAVTKARGMEVAGAVDSHSVGEDIGKVCDMEEPLEIPILNDLTMVLGSISQLKETGVVVDFTEPSKVYENVKQATAFGMRSVVYVPRLKVDTVAALSNFCEKASMGCLVAPTLSIGSILLQQAAISASFHYSNVEIVESRENPQDLPSSDAAQIAKNLSNLGQIYNREDISTEVPARGQVIGEDGVRVHSLVLPGLPSSTNVYFSRPGEVYTLKHDIINVQSLMPGLLLAIRKVVRLKTLVYGLEKFL from the exons ATGAAACCAACAACAATGGCGGCTCTGGGTTCACAATTCCCCTTCACAATGTATAAGAACTCTGAGAAAAAGAGACCCAGATCGTCAATTCTCTGCTCTGTACAACCATCTCAGAGCAATATCAAG GTCATTATAAATGGAGCAGCAAAGGAAATTGGAAGAGCTGCAGTTATTGCAGTGACAAAGGCAAGAGGTATGGAGGTTGCTGGTGCTGTTGATTCACATTCTGTCGGAGAGGACATTGGAaag GTGTGCGACATGGAAGAACCTCTAGAAATACCCATATTAAATGATCTCACCATGGTTTTAGGTTCAATATCTCAG TTAAAGGAAACAGGAGTTGTTGTTGATTTCACCGAACCGTCTAAAGTATATGAGAATGTGAAGCAG GCAACTGCATTTGGCATGAGAAGTGTGGTTTATGTTCCCAGATTAAAAGTAGACACAGTGGCTGCATTATCCAACTTCTGTGAGAAAGCTAGCATG GGTTGTCTTGTCGCCCCAACTCTGTCCATTGGCTCTATCCTTCTCCAACAAGCTGCAATTTCAGCTTCCTTCCATTACAGCAATGTAGAGATTGTGGAATCCAGAGAGAATCCACAG GATCTCCCATCTTCAGATGCAGCCCAAATAGCCAAGAACCTCTCAAATTTGGGCCAAATCTACAACAGAGAAGATATTTCAACAGAAGTGCCG GCAAGGGGACAAGTGATTGGAGAAGATGGAGTTCGAGTGCATAGCCTTGTCCTTCCGGGGCTTCCTTCCAGCACCAATGTCTACTTCTCACGCCCGGGAGAG GTTTACACTCTCAAACATGATATCATAAACGTGCAAAGCCTCATGCCAGGCTTGTTATTGGCAATTAGAAAGGTGGTGCGCCTTAAG ACTCTGGTGTATGGCTTGGAGAAATTTCTATGA
- the LOC111810601 gene encoding BAG family molecular chaperone regulator 1-like has protein sequence MMKLKTKTTGLSQMKGSSAVGDDRPMDWELRPGGMFVQKRTPDSDGESTPTPTIRVKVKYGSTYHEISISSQGTFGELKKMLVGPTGLHHQDQKLLFKKKERDSKAFLDSCGVRNKSKIVLMEDPISQERRYVEMRKNAKMEKASKSISEISLEVDKLAGQVSALESVVCKGGKVAENDVLNLIDLLMNELLKLDAIMGDGDVKLQRKMQVKRVQKYVETLDLLKIKNSMATIQTQTHNTNNSNHQRQTSRPSFANTKLSTIQEEQHSTKPTTASSTVVTTKWEIFDASPSIAPTEHAIPPRFNWEFFE, from the exons atgatgaaattgaagacTAAAACGACAGGCCTATCACAGATGAAGGGTAGTTCCGCCGTCGGTGACGACCGGCCGATGGATTGGGAATTAAGGCCAGGAGGAATGTTTGTTCAGAAGAGAACCCCTGATTCCGACGGGGAATCGACTCCAACGCCGACGATCAGAGTTAAAGTCAAATACGGTTCTACTTACCACGAAATTAGTATCAGTTCTCAAGGCACATTTG GGGAACTGAAGAAGATGTTGGTAGGACCTACAGGATTGCACCATCAAGATCAGAAGCTGTTGTTCaaaaagaaggagagagaTTCAAAGGCCTTTCTGGACAGTTGTGGGGTAAGAAACAAATCCAAGATTGTTCTAATGGAAGACCCAATTAGCCAAGAAAGAAGGTACGTTGAGATGAGGAAGAATGCCAAAATGGAGAAAGCTTCCAAATCCATATCAGAAATTAGCTTGGAAGTTGATAAACTTGCAGGACAG GTTTCTGCTTTGGAATCTGTGGTCTGTAAAGGTGGGAAGGTTGCTGAGAATGATGTGctgaatttgattgatttgttGATGAATGAATTGCTCAAATTGGATGCTATTATGGGAGATGGAGATGTCAAGTTGCAGAGGAAAATGCAG GTAAAAAGAGTGCAAAAGTATGTTGAAACTCTTGATTTGTTGAAGATTAAGAACTCCATGGCTACAATTCAAACACAAACTCACAACACCAACAATTCCAATCATCAAAGACAAACAAGTAGGCCTTCCTTTGCAAACACCAAACTATCAACAATTCAAGAGGAGCAGCATTCCACGAAGCCAACGACAGCATCCAGCACTGTGGTCACAACAAAATGGGAGATATTTGATGCCTCCCCGTCGATCGCGCCCACCGAGCATGCCATCCCGCCAAGGTTCAACTGGGAATTCTTCGAGTGA
- the LOC111810561 gene encoding protein DETOXIFICATION 49-like: protein MGGVTKLCNSEVAYLDSINDDLEMPSNSNSNSMHHLTNPLIPQQNRHKPTNNTNTNINTNTHFSLAIKEAFSIFQIAFPMVLTSLLLYSRSLISMLFLGRLGELPLAGGSLAIGFANITGYSILSGLAMGMEPICGQAFGAKRFNLLGLALQRTILLLTFASIPISLLWFNVKNILLLCKQDASIASQAQLFLLYSVPDLFAQSLIHPLRIYLRTQSXLFAQSLIHPLRIYLRTQSITLPLTFCATFSILLHIPINYFLVSYLNFGIRGVAIAGVWTNFNLVASLILYILIFNVHKETWGGFSLECFKEWGNLLNLAIPSCVSVCLEWWWYEIMILLCGLLLNPKATVASMGILIQTTALIYIFPSSLSFSVSTRVGNELGAEQPKKAKLAAIVGLSCSFVLGIMALFFAVSIRKIWASMFTEDKEIIALTSMVLPIIGLCELGNCPQTTGCGVLRGTARPKIGANINLGCFYLVGMPVAVGLAFYGGFDFRGLWLGLLAAQGCCAAVMLVVLGFTDWELEAIRARKLTGGGGDEVVEAESIEPKNKQDWC, encoded by the coding sequence ATGGGTGGTGTAACCAAATTATGCAACTCTGAAGTTGCTTACCTTGACTCAATTAATGACGACCTTGAGATGCCTAGCAATAGCAATAGCAATAGCATGCATCATCTCACAAACCCACTGATCCCTCAACAAAACAGACACAAACCAACTAACAATACCAATACCAATATCAATACCAATACCCATTTCTCCTTAGCCATTAAAGAggccttttccattttccaaaTTGCCTTCCCCATGGTCCTCACCAGCCTCCTCCTATACTCCCGCTCCCTCATCTCCATGCTCTTCCTCGGCCGTCTCGGGGAGCTCCCCCTCGCTGGCGGTTCCCTTGCCATCGGCTTCGCCAACATCACAGGCTACTCCATTCTCTCTGGCCTTGCCATGGGCATGGAGCCCATCTGCGGCCAAGCCTTCGGTGCCAAAAGGTTCAACCTTCTCGGCCTCGCCTTGCAGAGGACCATCCTTCTCCTCACCTTTGCTTCAATCCCCATTTCACTTCTTTGGTTCAACGTCAAGAACATCCTTCTCCTTTGCAAACAGGACGCCTCCATTGCCTCCCAAGCCCAATTGTTCCTTCTCTACTCTGTTCCTGACCTTTTCGCTCAATCCCTCATCCACCCTCTTCGAATTTACCTCCGAACTCAATCCANTCTTTTCGCCCAGTCCCTCATCCACCCTCTTCGAATTTACCTCCGAACTCAATCCATAACGCTCCCCCTCACTTTCTGCGCCACTTTTTCTATCCTTCTCCACATACCCATCAATTACTTTCTCGTTTCCTATCTCAATTTTGGTATTAGAGGAGTTGCTATAGCAGGGGTTTGGACCAATTTCAACCTCGTCGCTTCTTTGATCCTTTACATACTAATTTTCAACGTCCACAAGGAAACATGGGGAGGCTTCTCTCTCGAATGCTTCAAAGAATGGGGAAACCTTCTCAATTTGGCAATCCCAAGCTGCGTCTCGGTCTGCCTCGAGTGGTGGTGGTACGAAATCATGATCCTCCTCTGTGGCCTATTACTAAACCCCAAAGCCACCGTGGCTTCCATGGGCATTTTGATTCAAACCACAGCATTGATTTACATATTCCCTTCGTCGCTGAGCTTCAGCGTGTCCACCAGGGTGGGGAACGAGTTGGGGGCAGAGCAGCCAAAGAAGGCCAAATTAGCAGCCATTGTCGGGCTATCTTGCAGCTTCGTACTGGGGATTATGGCTCTGTTTTTCGCAGTGTCCATAAGGAAAATATGGGCGAGTATGTTCACAGAGGATAAAGAGATCATAGCATTGACGTCCATGGTGCTGCCCATAATAGGCCTCTGCGAGCTCGGGAACTGCCCACAGACGACAGGGTGCGGCGTTTTGAGAGGGACAGCGAGGCCCAAAATAGGAGCCAATATAAATTTAGGGTGTTTTTATTTGGTGGGGATGCCGGTAGCGGTAGGGCTAGCATTTTACGGTGGGTTTGATTTCAGGGGGCTATGGCTGGGGCTCCTGGCGGCGCAGGGGTGCTGTGCGGCGGTGATGTTGGTGGTTTTGGGATTTACAGATTGGGAGCTAGAGGCAATTAGAGCTAGGAAGCTAACCGGTGGTGGTGGCGATGAAGTGGTGGAAGCTGAGTCAATTGAACCTAAAAACAAGCAAGATTGGTGCTAA